Proteins encoded together in one Impatiens glandulifera chromosome 1, dImpGla2.1, whole genome shotgun sequence window:
- the LOC124921826 gene encoding NAC domain-containing protein 104-like, with amino-acid sequence MGDFSKLPPGFHFYPTDEELIVHFLQRKASLLPFHPDLIPDLHHYPYNPWELHGKAMEEGNKWYFYSRRMSSNRSTETGYWKSMGAEEPVFTDNNIIGMKKYYVFCLGNANSSNEDVKTNWIMQEFRLSDHHQTVNNASSSKRRSSSHSKSKSKQDHSKLVLCRVYEHCDDDDNDNGMELSCMDEVFLSLDDLDEISYPN; translated from the exons ATGGGTGATTTTTCGAAACTTCCTCCAGGTTTCCATTTCTATCCAACCGACGAAGAACTAATCGTTCATTTCCTTCAACGAAAAGCCTCGCTCTTACCCTTTCATCCCGATCTCATCCCCGATCTTCATCACTATCCTTACAATCCTTGGGAACTTCACG GTAAGGCCATGGAGGAGGGTAACAAATGGTACTTCTATAGTAGGAGGATGTCATCGAACCGGTCAACGGAGACCGGATATTGGAAGTCAATGGGAGCTGAAGAACCGGTTTTCAccgataataatataattggcATGAAAAAATACTATGTTTTCTGTTTAGGAAATGCTAATTCATCGAACGAGGATGTTAAAACAAACTGGATAATGCAAGAATTCAgactctccgatcatcatcaaaCGGTCAATAACGCTTCCTCTTCCAAGAGAAGATCGTCGTCTCactcaaaatcaaaatcg AAACAAGATCATAGTAAATTGGTTTTATGCCGAGTTTACGAACATTGCGACGACGATGATAATGACAACGGAATGGAGCTATCGTGTATGGACGAGGTGTTTTTGTCATTGGATGATCTTGATGAAATCAGCTACCCAAATTaa
- the LOC124921756 gene encoding mitochondrial aspartate-glutamate transporter AGC1, whose protein sequence is MDEQLKTITTHAFAAATAVSLGSAISYPLDTIKVLIQVGSGTNKPLTTAQILGRVQSISGNSGLYSGLGWLTTGRIAGLGARFGVYEILTAFYKDGREYSYVHTGEAFTAGMVAGAFESLLSSPFELVKLRAQVNSASWTPRSTVSAAAAAEKATISGLVERLLPGNLPNMKTLNQSVNLLATLGGPKQTNMIDSVRKYPWMMTGSGRPPSITDVRSPSQIISLEGWSSLWRGLRSGIVRDSIFGGTFFASWEFLHRVLITWKAVGMESPPESDEDVGPLSPIAVSLAAGVSGTVAAAASHCFDTAKSRSQCIVLPKFLYMERKFLKWKTPGKWFERQTGIHPSDRNILFRGIWLRMARSGSMSFVVVGGYLLGIDLLLPK, encoded by the exons ATGGATGAACAGCTTAAGACAATTACAACCCATGCCTTTGCTGCTGCAACTGCAGTCTCACTAGGCTCTGCTATCTCCTATCCTCTTGATACTATCAAAGTCCTAATCCAA GTTGGGTCTGGTACCAATAAGCCATTAACAACAGCTCAAATTCTTGGTAGAGTACAAAGTATCTCTGGAAATTCAG GTTTATACAGTGGCTTGGGCTGGTTGACTACAGGTAGGATAGCTGGTCTAGGAGCTCGTTTTGGCGTTTATGAAATTCTTACAGCTTTCTATAAAG ATGGTAGAGAATACAGCTATGTGCATACTGGTGAGGCATTCACAGCAGGAATGGTTGCTGGTGCGTTTGAATCACTTCTCAGCTCACCATTTGAACTTGTGAAGCTTCGTGCTCAGGTGAACTCTGCTTCTTGGACTCCTAGGTCTACTGTTtctgcagcagcagcagcagaaaAGGCGACAATTTCAGGTTTAGTTGAGAGGCTACTTCCTGGAAATTTACCTAATATGAAGACATTAAATCAATCTGTTAACCTTTTGGCCACACTCGGTGGTCCTAAACAAACGAACATGATTGATTCCGTTAGAAAATATCCGTGGATGATGACTGGATCTGGGAGGCCGCCTTCTATTACTGATGTTAGAAGTCCGTCACAAATTATATCCTTGGAAGGATGGAGTTCTCTTTGGAGAGGCCTTCGTTCGGGGATAGTTCGAGATTCGATTTTCGGGGGGACTTTTTTTGCGAGCTGGGAATTTTTGCATCGAGTATTGATTACTTGGAAAGCAGTTGGGATGGAATCCCCTCCTGA GTCTGATGAAGATGTAGGTCCATTGTCTCCAATTGCAGTTAGTCTTGCAGCTGGAGTTTCTGGAACAGTTGCTGCAGCTGCATCTCATTGTTTTGACACAGCAAAAAGCCGATCTCAGTGTATCGTCCTGCCTAAG TTCTTATACATGGAGAGGAAGTTTCTAAAATGGAAAACTCCAGGCAAATGGTTCGAGAGACAAACTGGGATTCATCCTTCAGATAGGAATATATTATTCCGTGGGATTTGGCTGCGAATGGCTCGGAGTGGAAGCATGTCGTTTGTTGTAGTTGGCGGTTACTTATTAGGTATTGATCTTCTACTCcctaaatga